The proteins below are encoded in one region of Vicinamibacterales bacterium:
- a CDS encoding DapH/DapD/GlmU-related protein, translating to MKLSLTALARLVAFDVVRDGEFSTLGFLSMPRPGILTFVESRRVLKAVRSSPRPLGVITTPDIAPELPQLDGVALAANPRRTFYELHNHLARHTDFYGGHAPTIIDPAADVHPTASIASRDVQIGPRAVVGPHVTILGRCRIGADVVLHPGVVLGAEGFQTSRFDDGVLDMAHAGGIHIGDGVTVHANAVVARALFDEETVIGEGSRIGNLAFVSHNAQIGRHCFIGHGAVVNGNVVIGEDSWIGPGSTLCDRLCIGAGARITLGAAVIHDVAPGQQVTGNVAVEHRKFLRHIAAVNGRRA from the coding sequence ATGAAGCTGTCGCTCACGGCGCTGGCGCGCCTGGTCGCTTTCGATGTCGTCCGGGACGGGGAATTTTCGACGCTCGGTTTCCTCTCGATGCCGCGTCCAGGCATCCTCACCTTCGTCGAATCCCGCCGGGTGCTGAAGGCGGTCCGCTCATCCCCTCGTCCCCTCGGGGTCATCACCACGCCCGACATCGCACCGGAGTTGCCTCAGCTCGACGGCGTGGCGCTGGCCGCCAATCCCCGCCGTACGTTCTACGAACTGCACAATCACCTCGCGCGCCATACGGATTTCTACGGGGGCCACGCGCCCACGATCATCGACCCGGCCGCCGACGTCCATCCGACCGCCAGCATCGCCAGCCGGGACGTGCAGATCGGCCCGCGCGCTGTCGTGGGGCCGCACGTCACGATCCTCGGCCGGTGCCGTATCGGCGCCGACGTTGTCCTCCATCCAGGCGTCGTGCTCGGCGCCGAGGGGTTCCAGACGTCGCGGTTCGACGACGGGGTGCTCGACATGGCGCACGCCGGTGGGATCCATATCGGCGACGGCGTCACGGTGCACGCCAACGCAGTGGTGGCCCGCGCGTTGTTCGACGAAGAGACCGTCATCGGCGAGGGGAGCCGCATCGGCAACCTCGCCTTCGTGTCGCACAATGCGCAGATCGGCCGGCACTGCTTCATCGGTCACGGTGCCGTGGTCAATGGCAACGTCGTCATCGGCGAGGACTCGTGGATCGGGCCGGGAAGCACCTTGTGCGACCGCCTGTGCATCGGCGCGGGTGCGCGCATCACCCTCGGGGCGGCCGTCATCCACGATGTGGCGCCGGGGCAGCAGGTGACCGGCAACGTCGCCGTGGAGCACCGCAAGTTCCTGCGGCACATCGCGGCCGTCAATGGGAGGCGCGCCTGA
- a CDS encoding glycosyltransferase gives MNILIANRRLTDYSGTEVVSRDLAIGLKALGHAPVVWAPRLGGIAREIRDAGIAVHGDVRAVGDVPDVIHGNHPKVLLESLLRFPGVPAVAVCHDGSSVRDEPFFHPRILRYVAVDERCRRRIERQAQIPRERIEVHLNAIDLGRFRPRAILPETPSTALVFSNYATTSTYLPALRRACRRAAIRLDVLGGDDSRQTPHPEAVLGRYDVVFAKARCALEAMAVGCAVVLCDFAGLGPLVTAAAFDDLRANNFGQAVLARPHTASGVLAELRRYDAADAARVSSRVREEAGWDRSLPRWVSLYEDVVREHARGGPAPGAEHAALLDYLQSWSYEARMDWERAQIAGLARVPLVGATLVPLAKYVLRQWSRKS, from the coding sequence GTGAACATCCTCATCGCGAACCGTCGACTCACCGATTACAGCGGAACCGAGGTGGTGTCCCGCGACCTGGCGATCGGTCTCAAGGCGCTCGGCCACGCCCCAGTGGTGTGGGCGCCGCGCCTGGGAGGCATCGCCCGCGAAATCCGCGACGCCGGAATCGCGGTGCACGGGGATGTCCGAGCCGTGGGCGATGTGCCCGACGTCATCCACGGCAATCACCCGAAGGTTCTGCTCGAGTCGCTGCTGAGGTTCCCGGGCGTGCCGGCGGTGGCCGTGTGCCACGACGGCAGTTCGGTGAGAGACGAGCCATTTTTCCACCCGCGCATCCTGCGCTACGTGGCGGTGGACGAGCGGTGCCGGCGGCGCATCGAACGCCAGGCTCAGATCCCGCGCGAGCGCATCGAGGTGCACCTGAATGCCATCGATCTCGGACGGTTTCGGCCGCGGGCGATTCTGCCCGAGACGCCGTCTACGGCGCTCGTCTTCAGCAACTACGCCACGACGTCGACGTACCTGCCAGCCCTGCGGAGGGCGTGCCGGAGGGCCGCCATACGCCTCGACGTTCTCGGCGGCGATGACAGCCGGCAGACGCCCCATCCGGAGGCGGTGCTGGGACGCTACGACGTGGTGTTCGCGAAGGCGCGATGCGCGCTCGAGGCGATGGCCGTGGGATGCGCGGTGGTGTTATGCGACTTCGCAGGCCTGGGGCCCCTGGTGACGGCGGCGGCGTTCGACGATCTTCGCGCGAACAACTTCGGCCAGGCGGTGCTGGCGCGGCCGCACACGGCGAGCGGTGTGCTCGCGGAGTTGCGGCGCTACGATGCCGCGGACGCAGCGCGCGTCAGCTCGCGCGTGCGCGAAGAAGCCGGGTGGGACCGCTCACTTCCGCGGTGGGTGAGCCTCTACGAGGATGTGGTGCGCGAGCACGCTCGGGGCGGGCCCGCCCCGGGCGCCGAGCACGCGGCGCTGCTCGACTACCTCCAGAGCTGGAGCTACGAGGCGCGCATGGACTGGGAGCGCGCCCAGATTGCCGGCCTCGCGCGGGTGCCGCTGGTGGGAGCGACGCTGGTGCCACTCGCCAAGTACGTGCTGCGGCAGTGGTCACGCAAATCGTAG
- a CDS encoding mandelate racemase/muconate lactonizing enzyme family protein → MLTRREWIAVTGGAALGGALPGVLAHASADASAQRSIPDYEQPLFDLPGAVKDAAKVESIELLKRGTTFFVRTRSKDGAVGIAPTKQVEPFIPIFKDLVAPHFIGKDARTIESLIDEVYRANYKLAGIPFWCPVAYIEQSLLDMLGRIAGKPVGALLGGVVRKEIPVYLSGSVRETTAEQEVEVYVRGAEQTGTKIVKFKIGGRMSRNLDAYPGRTDTLIRLARTTFGSGITLYADANGSYNASAAIEIGRQLEALGYAMFEEPCPWEELSETQQVAKALKIPISCGEQDSSLWRFKWMLQNGVMAVVQPDINYNGGLIRAARVARIARTFGRTIVPHNTQTGIASVNILQFASCIPNIGPAMEYSYREPQKPQNWYTPNFIIRNGRLLVPEGPGLGIEIDPAYLAKAEVMARVAR, encoded by the coding sequence ATGTTGACCCGACGTGAATGGATCGCCGTGACCGGCGGTGCAGCCCTGGGCGGGGCGCTGCCAGGCGTGTTGGCACACGCCTCCGCCGATGCGAGCGCGCAGCGCTCGATCCCGGACTACGAACAGCCGCTCTTCGATCTGCCAGGCGCGGTCAAGGACGCGGCCAAGGTCGAATCGATCGAGCTACTGAAACGCGGCACCACCTTCTTCGTCCGCACACGCTCCAAGGACGGCGCCGTCGGCATCGCGCCCACCAAGCAGGTCGAGCCGTTCATCCCCATCTTCAAAGACCTGGTGGCGCCGCACTTCATCGGCAAGGACGCGCGGACCATCGAGTCGTTGATCGACGAAGTGTACCGGGCGAACTACAAGCTGGCCGGCATCCCGTTCTGGTGCCCGGTCGCCTACATCGAGCAAAGCCTGCTCGACATGCTCGGCCGGATCGCCGGCAAGCCCGTGGGAGCACTGCTCGGTGGCGTGGTCCGGAAGGAGATCCCGGTGTATCTGTCCGGGTCCGTGCGCGAGACGACGGCCGAACAGGAAGTCGAAGTCTATGTCCGGGGCGCCGAGCAGACCGGGACGAAGATCGTGAAGTTCAAGATCGGCGGACGCATGAGCCGCAACCTCGACGCGTACCCCGGCCGCACCGACACGCTCATCAGGCTCGCGCGGACCACGTTCGGGTCCGGCATCACGCTCTATGCCGACGCCAACGGGTCGTACAACGCGTCCGCCGCCATCGAAATTGGACGCCAGCTCGAGGCGCTCGGCTACGCGATGTTCGAGGAGCCGTGCCCGTGGGAAGAACTGAGCGAGACACAGCAGGTCGCCAAGGCGCTCAAGATCCCGATTTCCTGCGGCGAGCAGGACTCGAGCCTCTGGCGATTCAAGTGGATGCTGCAGAACGGCGTGATGGCCGTGGTGCAGCCGGACATCAACTACAACGGCGGCCTGATCCGGGCGGCACGCGTGGCGCGGATCGCGCGGACGTTCGGCAGGACCATCGTTCCGCACAACACTCAGACCGGCATCGCCTCGGTGAACATCCTGCAGTTCGCCTCCTGCATTCCGAACATCGGTCCGGCGATGGAGTACTCGTATCGAGAACCGCAGAAGCCGCAGAACTGGTACACGCCGAACTTCATCATCAGGAACGGCCGGCTGCTTGTGCCGGAGGGCCCGGGTCTGGGGATCGAGATCGATCCCGCCTACCTGGCGAAAGCGGAGGTGATGGCGAGGGTCGCGCGATGA